From a single Osmerus mordax isolate fOsmMor3 chromosome 14, fOsmMor3.pri, whole genome shotgun sequence genomic region:
- the msmo1 gene encoding methylsterol monooxygenase 1 produces the protein MEVNATADILGSAYLAVEFVDAALPDNPLQPSFKYAWTYMMDNYTKFQIATWGSLIVHEFIYFFFCLPGFLFQFLPFMQKYKIQPDKPETWEKQWKCFKMLLFNHFCIQLPMICGTYHFTEYFGIPYDWDSMPRWSYMVAQCFGCAVVEDAWHYFLHRLLHHRRIYKYIHKVHHEFTAPFGMQAEYAHPLETVILGSGFFIGIMIFCNHVLLLWAWVAVRLLETIDVHSGYDIPLNPLHLIPFYAGTRFHDFHHMNFVGNYASTFTWWDKLLSTDNQYNKHLQKHEGKKMQ, from the exons ATGGAGGTGAATGCCACAGCCGACATTTTGGGCTCTGCCTACCTCGCGGTGGAGTTTGTGGATGCAGCATTACCAGACAACCCTCTACAGCCCTCTTTCAAGTATGCTTGGACCTATATGATGGACAACTACACTAAGTTCCAGATTGCCACCTGGGGGTCGCTCATCGTCCACGAGTTCATCTACTTCTTTTTCTGCCTGCCTGGTTTCCTGTTCCAGTTCTTGCCCTTCATGCAGAAGTATAAGATCCAACCG gataAACCCGAGACCTGGGAAAAGCAGTGGAAGTGTTTTAAGATGTTGCTGTTTAACCACTTTTGTATCCAGCTGCCCATGATCTGTGGAACGTATCATTTCACTGAATACTTTGGCATCCCCTATGACTGGGACTCCATGCCACGCTG gtcctACATGGTGGCTCAGTGTTTTGGATGTGCAGTGGTTGAGGACGCTTGGCATTACTTCCTCCaccgcctcctccaccaccgTCGGATCTACAAATATATCCACAAGGTCCACCACGAGTTCACG gcTCCGTTCGGCATGCAGGCAGAGTACGCCCATCCTCTGGAGACTGTCATTCTGGGCTCAGGCTTCTTCATCGGAATCATGATCTTCTGTAACCACGTGCTCCTGCTATGGGCCTGGGTCGCAGTCCGGCTTCTGGAAACCATAGAcgtgcacag CGGGTATGACATCCCTCTGAACCCCCTCCACCTCATTCCATTTTATGCTGGCACTCGTTTCCATGACTTCCACCACATGAACTTTGTGGGGAACTACGCCTCCACCTTCACCTGGTGGGACAAGCTGTTGAGTACTGACAACCAGTACAACAAACACCTGCAGAAACACGAGGGCAAGAAGAtgcagtga
- the klhl2 gene encoding kelch-like protein 2 — protein sequence MVYTTGPSFQSLKSPDNMDIHPLCTKLCTHTVLDGKEDGGEKQGSVTLNPRHMKKAFRVMNELRSQSLLCDVTIVAEDVELAAHRVVLAAGSPYFHAMFTGEMAESRAKRVRIKEVDGWTLGLLVDYIYTAEIQVTEDNVQALLPAAGLLQLTEVRRACCEFLSSQLHPSNCLGIRAFADLHACCQLLTQANTYAEQHFADVVGSEEFLNLGMEQVSSLIASDKLTIPSEEKVFEAVIAWVNHDKDVRQEHLAHLMEHVRLPLLSREYLVQRVEEEALVKNSSACKDFLIEAMKYHLLPADQRALMKTARTRMRTPACCPKVMVVVGGQAPKAIRSVECFDFKEQRWFQLAELPSRRCRAGVVCVGGCVYAVGGFNGSLRVRTVDCYDPVTDRWTCVSSMQDRRSTLGAAVLNGLLYAVGGFDGSTGLSTVETYNAKTNEWFHVLPMNTRRSSVGVGVVNGILYAVGGYDGATRQCLSTVEAYNPNSNTWSYTSEMGTRRSGAGVGVLKGLLYAAGGHDGPLVRKSCEVYDPTSNSWRQVADMNMCRRNAGVCAVNDLLYVVGGDDGSCNLASVEFYNPSSDKWTLLPSCMSTGRSYAGVTVIDKPL from the exons ATGGTGTACACCACTGGCCCCAGTTTTCAGTCACTGAAAAGCCCCGACAACATGGACATTCATCCGCT atgTACCaagctgtgcacacacacagtcctggatggtaaggaggatgggggagagaagcagggatcAGTCACTCTCAACCCTCGGCACATGAAGAAGGCCTTTAGGGTTATGAACGAACTACGCAG tCAGAGCCTTCTGTGTGACGTGACCATAGTAGCTGAGGACGTGGAGCTTGCTGCTCACAGAGTAGTGTTGGCTGCTGGAAGCCCCTACTTCCATGCCatgttcacag gcgagaTGGCAGAAAGCAGGGCGAAGCGCGTGCGGATAAAGGAGGTGGATGGTTGGACTCTTGGACTGCTGGTAGACTACATTTACACAGCCGAGATACAAGTCACAGAAGACAATGTACAG GCGCTGCTGCCGGCGGCGGGTCTGCTCCAGCTGACGGAGGTCAGGAGGGCGTGCTGTGAGTTCCTCAGCTCCCAGCTCCACCCGTCCAACTGCCTGGGCATCAGGGCCTTTGCAGATCTGCACGCCTGCTGCCAGCTGCTCACCCAGGCCAACACTTATGcag AGCAACATTTTGCTGATGTGGTCGGGAGCGAGGAGTTCCTAAATCTGGGCATGGAGCAGGTTTCCAGCCTCATTGCTAGTGACAAACTCACCATCCCCTCAGAGGAGAAG gTGTTTGAGGCGGTCATAGCCTGGGTAAACCATGACAAAGATGTTCGTCAGGAGCACCTGGCCCACCTCATGGAACACGTTCGCCTCCCCCTACTCTCTCGGGAATAcctggtgcag cgcgtggaggaggaggctctTGTGAAGAACAGCAGTGCTTGTAAAGACTTCCTGATCGAGGCCATGAAGTACCACCTGCTCCCGGCCGACCAGCGGGCCCTGATGAAGACTGCCCGCACACGCATGAGGACACCTGCCTGCTGCCCCAAG gtgatggtggtggttggGGGCCAGGCTCCCAAGGCCATCCGGAGCGTGGAGTGTTTTGACTTTAAGGAGCAGCGATGGTTCCAGTTAGCAGAGCTCCCCTCAAGAAGGTGCAGAGCag GAGtggtttgtgtgggtgggtgtgtgtacgcgGTAGGCGGTTTTAACGGCTCGCTGCGCGTGCGGACAGTGGACTGCTATGACCCGGTAACAGACCGTTGGACCTGTGTCAGCAGCATGCAGGACAGACGGTCGACGTTAGGGGCAGCTGTACTCAATGGACTACTTTATGCAGTGGGGGGTTTCGACGGCAGCACAG gtcTGTCCACTGTGGAAACGTATAATGCTAAGACCAACGAGTGGTTCCATGTGTTACCCATGAACACCAGGCGCAGCAGTGTGGGGGTGGGCGTGGTCAACG gcATCTTGTATGCAGTGGGAGGGTATGACGGTGCCACCAGACAGTGTCTGAGTACAGTAGAGGCCTACAACCCTAACAGCAACACCTGGAGCTACACCTCTGAGATGGGCACAAGACGCAgcggagcag gtgttggaGTGCTGAAGGGTCTCCTCTATGCAGCTGGAGGTCATGACGGCCCGTTGGTCAGGAAGAGCTGCGAGGTGTATGACCCCACCTCCAACAGCTGGAGACAGGTGGCAGACATGAACATGTGTCGACGCAACGCAG gtgtgtgtgcagttaacGACTTGCTGTATGTGGTTGGAGGTGACGATGGCAGCTGTAACCTGGCCTCAGTTGAGTTCTACAACCCCAGCTCTGACAAGTGGACACTACTGCCTTCCTGTATGAGTACGGGGCGGAGctacgcag GAGTGACGGTAATTGACAAGCCTTTATGA
- the med28 gene encoding mediator of RNA polymerase II transcription subunit 28 has product MASSMGGMFPGQQPTGPHPVGGTGGPGQPGLLPGPPGGRVQGNNTLVDDLEASFEACFASLVSQDYVNGTDQEEIRTGVDQCIQKFLDVARQTECFFLQKRLQLSVQRPEQVVKEDVSELRNELQRKELLVQKHLSKLHHWQQVLEDVSVQHRKPTDLPPPGPLAFLEQASASLPPAPMKPN; this is encoded by the exons ATGGCTTCTTCCATGGGTGGAATGTTTCCCGGCCAACAACCGACTGGTCCTCACCCTGTCGGAGGTACTGGGGGGCCGGGACAGCCGGGTTTACTGCCCGGTCCACCAGGAGGACGAGTTCAGGGAAATAACACTTTGGTGGATGATCTAGAGGCATCTTTCGAG GCCTGCTTTGCCTCCCTCGTCAGTCAAGACTACGTTAACGGGACCGACCAGGAGGAGATAAGAACGG GGGTTGACCAATGTATCCAGAAGTTTCTGGACGTTGCCAGGCAGACAGAATGTTTCTTCCTTCAGAAAAGACTACAGTTGTCTGTCCAGAGGCCTGAACAGGTTGTCAAAGAG GATGTATCTGAGTTGCGGAACGAGCTGCAGAGGAAGGAGCTGTTGGTTCAGAAACACCTATCCAAGCTGCACCACTGGCAGCAGGTGCTGGAGGATGTGAGCGTTCAGCACCGCAAACCCACCGACttgcctcccccaggcccacTAGCCTTCCTGGAGCAGGCCTctgccagcctccctccagctcccatGAAGcccaactaa
- the lap3 gene encoding cytosol aminopeptidase encodes MLSLRRGVLLAVQRQHCRYFSASQNNWNARKGLVLGVYDEGKEGSTFQLTEATAAFDRALSGKLTEMLKISGPPLKKGKNRIFYGVHEDFPCVAVVGLGKNNAGVCGTEYWDTCKENIRAAVSAGCRLLQDLEVSHVEVDGCGDAQSAAEGAVLGLFHYDDLKTKKKPRVTTQPHRSADVAGWEKGILYGEGQNLARLLMEAPANYITPTVFADTIEQKLSPYADRVTVHKRPQGWIEEQKMGAFLSVSKGSEEPPVFLELHYNGCPDHTHTPLLLVGKGITFDSGGISLKPSSGMDAMRADMGGAATVCASIVTAAALKLPINIIGLAPLCENMPSGKANKPGDVVRAKNEKTIQVDNTDAEGRLILADALCYAHSFNPRAIVNAATLTGAMDVALGSAATGVFTNSDWLWNELHKASVVTGDRVWRMPLFQHYTRQVTDSQLADLNNVGKYSRSGGACTAAAFLKEFVTSPHWAHLDIAGVMSNKDEVPYLRKGMSGRPTRTLVEFAARLANQS; translated from the exons ATGCTTTCGTTAAGAAGAGGGGTTTTGTTGGCGGTTCAGAGACAGCATTGCCGGTATTTCTCTGCGTCACAAAACAACTGGAATGCCAGAAAA GGTTTGGTATTGGGCGTGTATGATGAAGGAAAAGAGGGTAGCACCTTCCAGCTGACAGAGGCAACTGCAGCCTTTGACCGTGCCCTGTCTGGCAAACTCACCGAGATGCTGAAAAT ATCTGGGCCACCACTAAAGAAGGGCAAAAACAGGATATTCTACGGTGTCCACGAG GATTTTCCGTGTGTAGCGGTGGTGGGTTTGGGTAAGAAcaacgcaggtgtgtgtggaacgGAATACTGGGACACGTGCAAAGAGAACATCAGAGCAGCAGTGTCAG CTGGTTGCAGGCTGCTCCAGGACCTTGAGGTGAGCCATGTGGAGGTGGATGGGTGTGGTGATGCCCAGTCGGCTGCAGAAGGTGCTGTGCTTGGACTGTTCCACTATGATGACCTCAAGACCAAGAAAAAACCCAGAGTCACCACGCAACCACACAGGAG tGCAGACGTGGCAGGGTGGGAGAAGGGAATCCTGTATGGTGAAGGCCAGAATCTGGCCCGTCTACTCATGGAGGCTCCAGCTAATTACATCACCCCTACCGTGTTCGCAGACACCATCGAGCAGAAACTGTCACCCTACGCTGACAGAGTCACTGTCCACAAGAG gcctcAGGGATGGATAGAAGAGCAGAAAATGGGGGCATTCCTGAGTGTGTCCAAAGGCTCGGAGGAGCCCCCTGTCTTCTTGGAGCTGCACTATAACGGctgccctgaccacacacacaccccactgctGCTGGTTGGCAAGGGGATCACATTCGACAG TGGTGGTATTTCTCTCAAGCCCTCTTCTGGTATGGATGCCATGAGAGCTGATATGGGAGGAGCTGCtactgtgtgtgcatccatTGTCACAGCAGCGGCTCTCAAGCTGCCAATCAACATAATTG gCCTGGCCCCTCTTTGTGAGAACATGCCCAGTGGGAAGGCCAACAAGCCAGGTGATGTGGTCAGGGCCAAGAATGAAAAGACAATTCAAGTGGACAACACCGATGCTGAGGGCAGACTGATTCTGGCTGACGCACTCTGTTACGCTCACAGCTTCAACCCACGGGCAATCGTCAACGCTGCCACACTAACTG gGGCAATGGATGTTGCTTTGGGTTCAGCAGCAACAGGAGTGTTTACAAACTCTGATTGGCTTTGGAATGAACtccacaag GCCAGTGtggtgacaggggacagagtaTGGAGGATGCCCCTGTTCCAACACTACACCCGACAGGTGACTGACAGCCAGCTGGCTGACCTCAACAACGTTGGGAAGTATAGTCG gtCTGGTGGAGCCTGCACAGCGGCTGCGTTTCTGAAAGAATTTGTGACGTCGCCTCATTGGGCACATCTGGACATTGCTGGGGTGATGAGCAATAAGGACGAGGTTCCCTACCTAAGGAAAGGAATGTCAGGACGGCCCACTCGGACATTGGTGGAATTTGCTGCCAGGCTGGCTAACCAAtcatga
- the clrn2 gene encoding clarin-2: MPALWKRITFSVASLLCIASVALLVVALASERWVTGRILCKTGVDLVNASNPELTQFTGDIYYGLFQGGKTHRCGLGSRRSKIYIFPNLVRTLNGGLHVMVILFLLVAVGFALVSLSFCIYNARKVPYQSIKGPRGLYLWNCISAFFAALAVLCFLASMRCYSLTERVANYKESLFTFAVLDEGLDWSFWLGIGSIGTHAAICGVVAMSRIKLPKRQNKKPEEPTITALDLLY, encoded by the exons ATGCCTGCGCTGTGGAAGCGGATTACGTTTTCGGTAGCCTCATTACTTTGCATCGCTTCCGTTGCTTTGCTGGTGGTAGCGCTCGCATCGGAACGGTGGGTTACCGGACGGATTTTGTGTAAGACTGGCGTAGACCTTGTAAATGCATCTAACCCTGAGCTTACGCAGTTCACCGGAGACATCTATTACGGGCTCTTCCAGGGAGGGAAGACCCATAGGTGTGGCCTCGGGAGTCGTCGTTCCAAAATTTACA TTTTCCCTAACCTGGTGCGGACTTTAAACGGTGGTCTTCATGTGATGGTGATTCTGTTTTTGCTGGTTGCTGTTGGTTTCGCCCTGGTCAGTCTGTCCTTCTGCATTTACAATGCCAGGAAGGTTCCTTACCAGAGCATCAAAGGGCCCCGGGGCCTCTACCTCTGGAACTGCATTTCTG ccttctTTGCGGCATTAGCTGTGCTGTGTTTCCTGGCCTCCATGAGGTGCTACAGTCTGACAGAACGTGTGGCCAACTACAAGGAATCTCTCTTCACCTTCGCTGTCCTAGACGAGGGCCTGGATTGGTCCTTCTGGCTGGGCATTGGAAGCATCGGCACGCACGCTGCCATCTGTGGCGTGGTTGCCATGAGCAGGATCAAGCTGCCCAAACGACAGAACAAGAAACCAGAGGAGCCCACCATCACTGCCCTCGACCTGCTCTACTGA